One Acaryochloris marina S15 DNA segment encodes these proteins:
- a CDS encoding DUF6431 domain-containing protein, translating into MTAQLSPERHKPCCRDTSRYTLHALRERQVQGWLGPVETIPICRVRCQSCRAVFTVLPSFILRYRRQDADCLGKLLELNLGMGLSNRETATIYSWQGAERGWQPGWVWSLVQWLGNLMPVYLLLLRLGLTPRPFTQ; encoded by the coding sequence CTGACAGCCCAACTCTCTCCAGAACGTCATAAGCCCTGCTGCCGTGATACCAGTCGTTATACGCTCCATGCTTTACGAGAGCGCCAAGTTCAAGGGTGGTTAGGACCAGTCGAGACAATCCCTATCTGTCGAGTGCGCTGCCAAAGCTGTCGAGCCGTTTTCACGGTTTTGCCCAGCTTTATCCTGCGCTATCGTCGTCAAGATGCCGACTGCTTGGGGAAACTGCTGGAGTTGAATTTAGGCATGGGACTGAGCAACAGAGAGACGGCTACGATTTATAGCTGGCAGGGAGCAGAGCGAGGTTGGCAACCCGGTTGGGTTTGGAGTCTGGTGCAGTGGTTGGGGAACTTGATGCCTGTGTATTTACTTTTACTGCGTCTGGGACTCACCCCCCGCCCATTTACTCAGTGA